A single Cottoperca gobio chromosome 3, fCotGob3.1, whole genome shotgun sequence DNA region contains:
- the ccsapb gene encoding centriole, cilia and spindle-associated protein, whose amino-acid sequence MVTKRMRSEYMKKFKDPKWETYSRCYEEMLKYRLTRRLLEHTHNPWFWSAPDSDSDSGGRTPPAPSNNQVRGESSRDRPEAAELEECEGARMDRQLEQQSRVPGSVPRLLLPEEDLSAVNGSLLESARESEVPEEEREEQTHREQDRERVNGGPRPQQSKLSKSSKQIWRSHRVRPAPTRQPRDDSKERRHPFALYGSGEKDADMASRKTHNVGPEASTTEIHESALRAKTRRKVERQIQTQGTERRRAKSANLDKATKSVQPEFNPWLTEYMRCFSARSR is encoded by the exons ATGGTGACCAAGAGGATGCGCTCGGAGTACATGAAGAAATTTAAAGACCCCAAATGGGAGACCTACAGCAGGTGTTATGAGGAGATGCTGAAGTACAGGCTGACCCGCAGGCTgctggagcacacacacaacccctgGTTCTGGAGCGCCCCCGACAGTGATTCAGACTCTGGGGGAAGAACCCCCCCTGCTCCCAGTAATAACCAGGTTCGGGgtgagagcagcagagacaggccggaggctgcagagctggaggagtGTGAGGGGGCGAGGATGGACCGGCAGctggagcagcagagcagagtcCCGGGGTCTGTACCCAGGCTTCTCCTTCCAGAGGAGGATTTGTCTGCAGTGAATG GCTCACTGCTTGAAAGTGCCAGAGAGTCAGAAGTaccagaggaagagagagaggagcagactcACAGGGAACAAGACAGAG AGAGAGTCAATGGAGGACCCCGACCACAGCAGAGTAAACTCTCCAAATCCTCAAAGCAAATATGGCGCTCCCACCGCGTCAGGCCTGCACCAACACGGCAGCCCAGGGACGACAGTAAGGAGCGCAGACATCCTTTCGCTCTGTACGGTTCAGGAGAGAAGGATGCAGACATGGCAAGCAGGAAGACACACAATGTTGGCCCTGAAGCTTCGACTACTGAG ATCCATGAGTCGGCTCTTCGTGCTAAGACCAGGCGGAAGGTGGAGCGTCAGATCCAGACCCAGGGGACCGAGCGCCGGAGAGCCAAGTCTGCCAATCTGGACAAGGCCACCAAGTCGGTTCAACCAGAATTCAACCCCTGGCTCACCGAGTACATGCGCTGCTTCTCTGCTCGCTCCCGATag
- the rab4a gene encoding ras-related protein Rab-4A codes for MSESYDFLFKFLVIGNAGTGKSCLLHQFIEKRFKDESNHTIGVEFGSKIINVVNKMVKLQIWDTAGQERFRSVTRSYYRGAAGALLVYDITSRETYNALTTWLSDARMLASQNIVIILCGNKKDLDADREVTFLEASRFAQENELMFLETSALTGENVEEAFVQCARKILNKIESGELDPERMGSGIQYGDAALRQLRSPRRAQPQGTQECGC; via the exons ATGTCGGAGTCATACG ATTTCCTGTTTAAATTCCTGGTGATTGGGAATGCTGGAACGGGTAAATCCTGTCTGCTGCACCAGTTCATAGAGAAGAGAT ttaAGGATGAATCCAACCACACAATTGGAGTGGAGTTTGGCTCTAAGATCATCAATGTGGTCAACAAAATGGTCAAACTGCAGATTTGGGACACTGCAGGACAAGAAAGGTTCAG gtctgTGACCAGGAGTTActacagaggagcagcaggagctctGCTGGTCTATGATATCACCAG TCGAGAGACGTACAACGCTCTGACCACGTGGCTGAGCGATGCCAGGATGTTGGCCAGTCAGAACATCGTCATCATCCTATGTGGAAACAAGAAGGACCTGGACGCGGACAGAGAGGTCACATTCCTGGAGGCTTCACGCTTCGCTCAGGAGAACG AGCTGATGTTCCTGGAGACCAGCGCTCTAACAGGGGAGAACGTTGAAGAGGCTTTTGTCCAGTGCGCTCGGAAAATCCTCAACAAGATAGAGTCAG GGGAGCTGGATCCAGAGAGGATGGGTTCAGGTATCCAGTATGGCGACGCTGCGTTACGACAGCTTCGTTCTCCTCGTCGTGCTCAGCCACAGGGCACCCAGGAGTGTGGCTGCTAG